The following nucleotide sequence is from Acyrthosiphon pisum isolate AL4f chromosome A2, pea_aphid_22Mar2018_4r6ur, whole genome shotgun sequence.
TGATATACGCGTTAAGCAAATACTTAAGTTTAGAATTCAGACTCAGTCTTCGACCTTTGCATATCAGTCTGAAATTTTTCGtaatgaaatacataatatttaggtaatataatcaTAGGTACCAATAACATCATCGCTATTATATGCATCATAGCTAGTATATCTTGTTAAATGGGCGAATGTAAGTTCCCACACGAGATATAGCAggtcaaaactcaaaattacACCCGGGTATGCGTACGTAAGTTCCCACAAGAAAAAATTACACCCGTACGTAAATCcccacacacaaaaaaaaaatacaccgaATACAAACTTACTTCCCACTTTATTCAGACTTAGGACTGACAACTTAAATGTAGTTGGTGTGGTTAAAATTTGATTGCTTTTgtgttacataaaaaaagtacagtcaattttttatttgaatctagtccaaatatgtaataaaaatattaataatataatgtgtaggtatggtacacatattatttgtataggtataaaataataatagttataataattataataatagtaatagaaaaaattaaattttattcggtTTATTGAAAAAGTTCAAACACTTCACATAGTCATACTGtgtaattattttcaagttataatctgatattttattattgatatagttTCCCCCCTAGTATTTGGGCTAGTGCTAGTTCTGATACAAGTCTTACGAAGCTTGCGAAAGTGCAATTAATATGTGGATACCATacctaaacattatattattaatttttcttataatatattttggaacaACAACGTTTAAGTCGTCAGTCCTAAGTCTGAATAAAttttcgtgtgggaacttacgtACGGGTGTATTTTTTTCCGTGAGGgaacttacataatatgtacccgCTTACCTGCTATGtttcgtgtgggaacttactAAACCCctgttaaatgtaggtattatagcggtattacctataggtgttaaataatatttcattatttataattttactattgtatCTATTAGGTACCAGTAAAATTATTTCCCGTATCCCAGGCATTTTTAAACCGTGATGTGTAATGAATAGGTTttgaacaaacaaataaaaatttcttaataattttagaaaaaaaatttaaaaaattaatagttgaaaATGTCCGCCaacagctcaaaaaaaaggCGCATGGTTTTGAACGTTTTATCAAGTAtgggaataataaaattaacatatggtttacatttcatgtatctacagttgtcagttattcgtttttaaataacaataaaataacaaaactactAGGTATATGAGTAATCGAGTGAATATacaatgttgtaataatataaactttgaaGTGTTTGAAcactcatacaaatttaatttgacttgcttgtagacatttatttttttgataaaggtatacAAACTAATGAAAAATCATGTATTACtttatcaaattttagatttcaaaATTGCGCCCCGTAGGGGGCAAAATAGGCATtggatattcatagaaaaaaacctaaaaaaattgtaaatttaaaatgtctttaaacagttctaaacaaatcaaaaatattttgaaaatgttatggtatagaaaatgctaatataaacatcagtCAATATTTCACGTATCATCTACCCTCATTTGTTTTAGagatacaccaaaaaccaaaatagattttgtctAAAAGCGATTATGCGTAAAAATTATCgtccttatttaattttttttttgtttttcccgacgTTTTTTAAGATTATTGGGAATAATAACCTCGACGATAATgtgctttttatttttgtgtcggTCATCACCGTTTGGGGTAGTACAACTGCTTCGATGTTCCTCAACAGTagatatcttgttcgatggcaaaagtgaatctagttggtacattcaaagggtcaacatttaaaattcccaataggtagttttcaaaaacgccgggaaaaacaacataaacatTAATGgaaaacgggcatttttacaaaaatttagtGTCGAACAAAAtccattttggtttttggcgtaacCCCAACACAAATGACTAATTTGTGTGATTTTCActggcatttttaaaaaatatcgtttggTTTTGAACAGTTTACGTATATtttcagtttacaatttttttagttttttttttcctatgaatgtcaaattttatttgttgggtaaaagatcttgaaaatttaatacaagttcgaattttgacaaaatacgtaaaaatcacgaaaatttgaaaattattttgagttgaaattttttaaaaatgtttcttttaatttaaatagtgatacaagattccttataaggttttctatctttatcaaaaaaaaaaaaaaaatgtctaagaaattcaaattaaatttttatgatcgtttgcaattcaaatttttacaacaattgatattcactcaatttctcatgtacaTCAATAATTGTAGTGTTCCAAGTCACCCTccacaaataattaaatgcatatcgcatttgaaaaaaaacgcaTGTTCCAAGTCACCCAAAACTCCGGGTGACTTGGAACAggcactttttatttttttttactcaatctATTCGTTGGAGGTGTGCGATACTGCATGATTTTTTACAGAATTTAACTATCAATAATGAATGTGTTACAAAAGTAAAAAGTCGAAATCGGTCCAAGCCACCCGGATTGACAGTACGCAAAGCGTGTTAAAAATTTGACCATCGTAAAAAATGGACtaaataatgtacttacctTCAAGTTTCATAAGCATAGGCAGACCCAAGAGGCATGGAGGATATGCAACTAAACGCCATAATTGCTCGAAAATGCAAAGGGTGCGATTTAGTTTAAGTTGATCAAAAACTTACAGACACGTGATTTTGTTAGCCTGAAGCCGGAGGGCTGGAgtgcataattatatataggtacctacctattattatgtcaaaaaatatgttCCATAAAACGTTTTGTCGTTAAATGAAGttatttcaagtacctacctaaagtttttatcaaaaacttttCAATGTGGTAGTGAACAACtcgatatagtaatataattaagtaaagcTATTGAAAAACAATGTTATACAACTCCTTAGAAAGACGGTTgaagtaacaaaaataaaaaccaagaaTGGTTAAATTGGTTGAAGACGATTGATAAATATACATACtttaaccaatatttttatgtcattcGAAAGTTTGTTGTGATCCCAGTAGCCAACTTTGTGAGAGGTCTTCCTCTAAATGTTGTCTTTAGTTAAATCCAAATTGAGATCTACAATGAAGCAAGACTGATGAATGCTTTGACGGTGTCAGTAGAACAAGAAATGGCAGTCAATGTTGACGACGATGCTGTATAATCGACCAATTTCAGACTACCGTTAGATTTTAAGAGACAAatgactttataataatattgtgtttccTATTTTAAGAGTTAAACCAAGAATTAGGTTTGCGCAAGTATCCTTATAAATTGTGTAGTTTTTGTATTTAACATCTATAATAAATGTTGTACCTACTgtaaacatttcataaaatataaaaagcctcaagtattttgtttttaaacataattaataagtaggtacatttgatATTTGTGACGGTATTTTTCGGGACGAGCCGAGAACGTCCATCGAGTCAGAGAAGAGTTTGTTGGAATGGCTTTAGAGCTTAGATTATTGTGCCAGTTTCACGTAGGTCCCGAATTGTGTGCTTAAAAGTTTgagttactaaaattattaatattgatagattactattaattacatacctactgaAATGTTCAAATCACCATTCCCCCCATAGGTATCTTATAACCTATGGACTATggactactattatattacctatggaCTTTTTacagacttgggtaaaataattttaataaatatttgaaataaatggtcgaatacttatgaaaaatagtattccgaataatgtattcaaatagttcataaaaatagtattccgaaaaaagtattttaaatacttcaaaagtattccaaatacattttaaattttgttttaaatatgtattaaaccaATGGTTCCATTTCTTCGGGAAAATTTgccaaaatatatagtttaataattccaaatataatataatttaagtatttgatacttgatttaaaattttaaaacgtgtacaatattgtaaaaggGTCCggaacaagaaaaaaattattttttgtaaataataagtattttaaaagtattgtatatacattatacctatttaaaaagtatttagaataccTACTTTAATCAGATTTCAGAATACTACCCAAGACTGACCTTTTATCCGTAGAACACCGTAGATCGCCGCTCTGCTCGCGACTCACTCTTCCTCCAAAACCTAATTTGTGGGAAAATCGATTCGCCCTCTCTTCTTCAACATATTCATTTCAGGGTCCCTGCACGCCATACTCGTAACGTTGCTCCTTTCGCTATACCAACAGTAAGCGCCAACTATCTGTCTAACGAACCCCTTACTCGTTGTATGAGACAAGCGAATCTTGACCCCTCTTTCTCTTATCTACTCTAGCTTATTTGTAATTTctgttgtaattgtatattgcTGTAAGGTTGTTATCATTTGTAatcttaataatgtaaatattatctatgtttctGTATTTAAACTGGGCTTCCGCCcgtcttattaataaataaataaataaataaacactaagtGAAAATAACTAATCGTacaaattttgattctgataggTACGTCAGCATTTTCAGAGAAATTATTCACTGTATAATTTTCAGTTGGAAAGCTgtgttttcatttgaaaaactgcATTTTTATCTCGACAGGACATTCCTTGAGTAGTACAACAAATttcaacaatttgaaaatattgtcttaagactaaatgtatatttaaaagttccaaaaaccAGAATTTGAAGAAGTTCATtatggaagaaaaaaaaagcaTGAGTATATTTGGCTCCCgagcaaaaatattttgcttaggAATAcagaatcaaaaatgtattttaggtttcctctatgattaaaaaaaataatatctgataacaataaaaaatagtaaaaatatgttttaaaacgttaatagttattgaaataacaataaataatctttACATTTAATGGATCTcctgatatataatttattattgttataaacctTACACTTTTGTGTAAGACAGTGTGAATAGGTACATGGTATACCGTATACCAAAATAGTTATAGGCaacatagtttaaaatgtatcaagggttttgaaaatatcaatgtgtatataaaatataatatcaacagtGGTGGCGCAAAATTGTGAAGGcaatgaaacatattattttctaatttaaatattttcaccaCCACCTTTCGTTGGATCAAAATATTTAGCAGGggccattaataattattaattataatatttggcatGATATTTATGTTGATGTCTTATGTTTATACACCCACGCACCCATTTCAGACATGAAGTTAATGCTTCAAATAATCCTATATCCTGCCGCCACTGATAATACATGTTacaaaagtttcaagtacccaagaacaatattttgaaattactataaagtaaataaaaacgttttactttgttaaaatattgaattctaATTACACTATCAAAAATTGTCTCTGATTGTGCCtaagtattttatgatattaaattatttataatttttatttaataacaaatatattggtTTGTAGCTTAACTTGTACCTCTACTAATTTTAAAGTAAAGTCTAGAGCACCAAACAAATATATTGCATTAACTAATTGTTTTTCACGGATTTTATTTCcgtttataatttctatataatcaatattcataCCATgaaaaattagataggtatcatcacagtattTTAATACGCATCCTCCGCCCTTTACTTCGCatatatcgtagttctccacttcttattgactgtcaatcatatacataccatacatatataacatagaacagAATCAATCAATGAGAAGTGaagaactacgatataggctGGTGGTAAAGGAGATAcgtatctactgcgcaaaactagtacaaatgtgatgatacctatctaatttgtcatgattcatacaatatgaatttacaatttaaatcaaaacataCTAGTCAAATATAacagaattattaattaaacatatacttaaatattatacaatacaaaaacaataaatcttTCTGAAGTATTTCTGGATGATAGTTAGTAagttatacgatataataaaatgtgtataaataatttaaatgagtgATCAACAAATTGTACCAACATGTTGACTGGGATCTTGAAAACAGAGAAAAAATAACAAGTATATTGTGTTTTACACttttctacataaaaaaatatactacctatttcatacattttaaactttgtttatttgatttatattcagtttatattgtacaattaccttttaataaaacattaaaaaaatagtcaaatatatagacaaaaaaatgtattatgatacatatctataaaaaaatatacaaacatagtTATaactacagaaaaaaaaaatcatgaatttttacagattttaaaaatgagCTGGCCTTTCAATAACTAATGCTAGACGTCGTGGTACATTCATTGATGCTTCAAGCATGGACCAGGTATTAGTGTTGGGGTTGTACACTTCTACAGAATTATGAACATCTAAAAAGTTCCATCCACCAACGACATACAATAAACCATCTAATGCCACTAcacctataatacaattttaacttggattaaatacatttaccaaaatctgttttataaaataattttgaactattCTATGATAATTTACCTGCATTTTGTCGAGGTAATCTCATGTCTGCAATAGTCGTCCAAACTCCTGTAGCTGGACTGTATGCTTCAACACTTTTCAGAGCTCCAAATCTATTTCCACCACCTACAGCATACAACACACCATCTAAAACTCCTACACCAACGTCATTTCGACACACATGCATTTCTGCGAGCGGTATCCATGTATCAAGACTGGGATGATAACATTCAACAGAGTTTAACCTCTGGCTTGTTGAATAATCATAACCTCCGacctacaaaattaattaaaacaattagtagcggaataaaaatctattgccaagaaaaaaaaaacttggaattcaatattattacatagcaTTTTTCAATAATCGTGATTGAATAGattatttatgaattgtttaaataataagtatattatttttttttattaaaaacctatatttattagtcatgtaatataattaatatatattaaaccagggctttgcaccggaatcattttttccggtttcggatTTGGGGTGTTGAAAGAAAAATGGGGTTATTGAATTCGGGTGTTACGGGTTAATACACTTTTCTGGTTACGGTTAAATGCAAATTTATTCGGGTTAATTATGGTTAATtcagttgttaaaaaaaacacatgttgtatatcaattaacatgagattttcaatgcaaatttgatatattaatctgatttaatatttaaagtaaacaaaatggaaaaaattaaattaaatattaatatttaatagttattagtttattacttattacttagtacttacttacTCAGTTCTTTTTCAACAAAAGAAAGTTCTcgcatattacatattttaatttttaactaaacgtatttttgttatatttatttttgattgagAATGTTAGACAATACAATTACTATCgtctattattgaatattgtgaaataaaataaaacaattatctagCATcagtcttttttaaatatttaattaattactttaaaggttaaaaaaaaaaaatgtagttatccGTTACACACTCACACTACTATCATCTTATCTTCTTAGTCGCGTTAgttgcaaaaaatacatacaaattgatatgccacttaattttcaataattcagGTTTCCGGCAAACCCGAATGGAAATTTGGGTTTCGGGTTATTTCAGgtgttcatttttttcaatcggTTTTGTATATACGGGTTTTgggttatgatatttatttgggTTCATTCGGGTTTTGGGTTTCGGGTTACGTTTGGGTGCAAAGCCctgtatcaaattaaatattgtataattcaaCAATTGTTAGAGATATAAAAATCAATCTtgattaactaataaattatcattatttaatcaaaattaaacaatattaagctataaattataaggtCGAAAATATACATAGAACAAaacttaatttacttttataatattatattaataacaaataacataaatcaaattatttttattaatatgttatgaaaTCTAGTTTTGTTATTCCCTATATTATAggagtatttattaaaaaaaatcaaattttgatgtTATGATTGAATCTTTGAATTgtgtatttaaacaaatatttataatactagtataatatcaatgttaaattaaatttttattttatcaaaatatattgttttagagatatattccattattatttcttggaggaatttatttacaatttattataacaaatgtaataataatttaaaataataaaataaaatattagaataccgcatataaaagattattcagTACTCCGACCCCAAAATCAGCTCTCCTTGTACACATACTAGATACCATATGCTGTTCTTGAGTACTGCAGTCAAAAAGTTCTGCACTATTCAAAGTATTAGCACCATCGTATCCGCCAAccttgaattaattatataatttaaaagttcctaatttataatagaaataacaaaacaaatgtaGATTATAATTCAACATAACTTACAGCATAAAGACAATTATTTATCACGCCAACTCCTAATTTACTTCTTTTAACCAACATGTCAACGGATGATTCCCAACAGGGTAGTTCTGATGATAAATCAAGCACATTAACAGTCTGGACAGGTAATCCACAACTATGACCTCCCATAgcaaacacaaaattattttttaatacagctAGACCAGCTTTAACACGGCAAAGAGTCATTTCTGGTCCAAACTGCCATTGCTTGATTTTTGGATCGTACCATTCTGTACGATTTTCAAAATGCCCAGATCCACTAACCACTAAAataacctattaaaattaaatagataaaatatttgaaagagAAATGCATTATAACGGAACCATACTTTATCTCCAAGCCTAGGTTTAGTACGTATATTTTTTGGAGTTGAGCCGATAAGCTGATCTGACCCAagtgaatgaaaatttaatgcctccataatataatctttaccttaaaaaattataaaatataaaatagttcacattttcacaataaaatcatattttaagaaaaaacttACAAAGACCATTATTTAGAAGAGGTTCCTCAATTACTTttgttaatatgtaatttttcgATAGTAATGGCAATCGCACATGTTCCATTAATTGGGGTAACATACATTGTCTAGAATCCAATTCATGTGTTACCCAACgaataacacattcaaatacctacaaaaataaatatacttataaatatgtaatgaatATTGTCCTTTTCTTAGCTTAAATTGTGTTATAACAaacatatagaaaatatttaaattttattattttgcccttttttttcctattaataAAGTAACTTTATTTTACATTCccctataacattttttaggaaaaatcaattttagtttGCTTACCTTTTCTTCATATGGAACTGCAAGTTCATCACTGGAGATCAACTTAACTACTTGATCAGATGATAAGGAGAGGAATTCGTCACCCTCAATAACATCTCTAAGAATCaaattcataacaataaatataatttttttataaaatcataacaacaaataatagtccgtacaaaaaatgttgtttaatatacaattcTGAACTTGTTAATAATTGTGGACAGCTGTGTAAATCTGCTAACGCCTTTACACCAAGACAATTTGTAAAGTGCAGTTGTGTCTGTAAAAAACCACAGCATGCCTCCTTTATTTCTTGTAATTGCAAGAGATTTGCCGCTGGTAATAAATTCTAGAgaaatcaacaataaataatttaaataattgcattgtctaaaacaaaatcaaacttTATCTATTATTACCTGTACATTATTCTCGGTGACCATGATTTTCccagaataaataaaatctactaATAGTTGTAAGGTGATAGAATCTAATTCTCTTATAACTACAAGATCTTTATTCTTTTCTGCAAAATGTGTGAACATTGCTTGGAAATATTGACTAGCAGATGCTAAAACCACTTTGTgtccaaatattattgtaccgtcATCCGTTTCCAGTTTAATATCACAAAGAACCTCATGTCTAGAAACAAACATTTGTCACTAGTGTTTATCTGACAGTTTAATTCACCTCCTACTTACTGGCGTAAGGATTGTAATACTTGAAACATTTCGGCATAAGACCTTTTTGTATACTCAAATTTTGCTGGTTCACAACTAGTGGATATCGGTATTTCTTGTAGACCTtgcattgtaaattatatatttattaagtccAGGGGCTTTGAGCTCTTAACACAACAACAGTATTCCAATATGCTATTAAAAggacatacaaatattaaaatgatacatataaaaaaaaaaattaataacgacaaaataattaatcaaacacGAATGGATTATGAAATCTTATGATATGTTGTTCTTAACACAcactgtattatttttagaagtttaaatactattaatatttagttgaatcaatatagttatatttaatttcttacatttattgttatttgttgttttagtttaaaattattgacaacaatgatattaaaattaatatgattatgcCAAAACAACCGTATATTgacagaaaaaaatttatttatattttatttaggatGATTAAtcacaaaacataaataataaaatatgtagttattatttttttttaattacactcaGGTGAGTACCTACTGAATGTTCAAATACCTGGagaattgatatattttgacttCTGAAGCATGTTTGTtgccaacataatatatatatataataccattatcAGTTTACACAAAGATATAGAACACTAACATGGacaattttactgttattttttatgttaaaatgaatttaattattttgttataagtcaaatttaaaggtaacaGCTATTACTACCCAAGGAACAGAGCTTCCGCTGTACTTATtttgcagtattttttttaaaaaaggcatgtataagtattttgttcatgcaaaaattactattttaaaacgattattaatttatgataaattatattatatttcatcagTAAGATGGAAAAAAGACATCGAGtacaacttttaattaaattatttttagtttcaacAAGTTAACGCGACTAGCGATACAAAGCACTGATTAGGATTCAGAACCGAACAGCGAGGAAGCACTTGTGCCACTTACGTACTgcatagaaaatagaaatacctataataataacacagtagtattattatttttttagtaggttCAGTCGTAAGTACTAAGCAGTaagttgtaagtacctacctagttcggttaatatcaaaaagtataaaataggtatatcattttcaataatgtacaatataattaaacatacctaCACCTATGCGATGTAATgtaaactatgataatattgcaaatacctacctattataaatgtatcaacGTTTTAATAAACTTACTTACAATTTGAAGTTTCttgattataaaaactaaattcatGCGCAAACTTGTTAGTGTCAAatgactataatttattgtatacagtCATACACTAATctacgactatattattatagttattttcacaagatcaattaataataactgtattacaatagttaacgGTTATGGAGAGACATTCGAGTCCGTCcttcacagaatataataataattaataaatttggcGTTGTGTTTAGTGCGAGACGCTGACCATGTGCGagtttgttatcatattattatacttatcacAGATAACGATAATCGcggatattattatcatattactcTATGGCTATTCTGTGATAGGAACTATTTCAAAACATGGTCATCTTTAAGCTAAGTGGGTACCGCGGCTCCGTAGTTGTAATGCCgtcaatcaaataatataatagattattatcattaccggacataatttgttcattgtatattaatttttacctgTTATTGTTTTAGTTGTTTATCGATAAATAGATAAACTTAAAGACCGAGTTTAACAATTTGttgattatacaatattattacttgttttGTACTACCTATTAGGCACCTACAATgttcaaatgtttaattttaaaattaaaaatatttgcttttttaaacaaatttatgtttatattataataatatgcctattacctacctattataaacaaattgattgttataataattaataaaagtaaaatatcatgaaataaGTAAGACTTGTACTCACTATGATTGAGTGTTAGGTATtcgtattaaaaatttaattttgataaaatgctTGTGTTATATGTGCATGGCTGTTACGTCACTAAGAAAAAGTAATTCGACAATTTGGATTAGAATTAAAGTAGATAACGTATCTCCAT
It contains:
- the LOC100164883 gene encoding ring canal kelch homolog produces the protein MQGLQEIPISTSCEPAKFEYTKRSYAEMFQVLQSLRQHEVLCDIKLETDDGTIIFGHKVVLASASQYFQAMFTHFAEKNKDLVVIRELDSITLQLLVDFIYSGKIMVTENNVQNLLPAANLLQLQEIKEACCGFLQTQLHFTNCLGVKALADLHSCPQLLTSSELYIKQHFLDVIEGDEFLSLSSDQVVKLISSDELAVPYEEKVFECVIRWVTHELDSRQCMLPQLMEHVRLPLLSKNYILTKVIEEPLLNNGLCKDYIMEALNFHSLGSDQLIGSTPKNIRTKPRLGDKVILVVSGSGHFENRTEWYDPKIKQWQFGPEMTLCRVKAGLAVLKNNFVFAMGGHSCGLPVQTVNVLDLSSELPCWESSVDMLVKRSKLGVGVINNCLYAVGGYDGANTLNSAELFDCSTQEQHMVSSMCTRRADFGVGVLNNLLYAVGGYDYSTSQRLNSVECYHPSLDTWIPLAEMHVCRNDVGVGVLDGVLYAVGGGNRFGALKSVEAYSPATGVWTTIADMRLPRQNAGVVALDGLLYVVGGWNFLDVHNSVEVYNPNTNTWSMLEASMNVPRRLALVIERPAHF